In a single window of the Polynucleobacter sp. MWH-UH24A genome:
- the soxX gene encoding sulfur oxidation c-type cytochrome SoxX: protein MRVGFKLVVCALLAFPHPLYAQLIWDGDAIPNSLSGQPGDPTRGKSIVVSRQTGLCILCHSVPSTEERFQGNLAPDLRISVGNLNAAQLRARLVDASRFQPNTIMPSYYRIDHLHRVAPSFAGKTVLSGQDIEDVVAYLLTIKTP, encoded by the coding sequence ATGCGTGTTGGATTTAAGCTAGTCGTTTGTGCGTTACTAGCTTTTCCACACCCACTGTATGCACAACTGATTTGGGATGGCGATGCCATCCCAAATTCATTAAGTGGGCAGCCTGGTGATCCCACTCGAGGAAAATCCATTGTCGTAAGTCGTCAAACGGGTTTGTGTATTTTGTGCCACAGCGTGCCATCTACCGAGGAGCGATTTCAGGGAAATTTAGCACCCGATTTGCGCATCAGTGTAGGTAATTTAAATGCCGCTCAACTTCGTGCGCGTCTAGTCGATGCCTCACGTTTTCAACCCAACACGATTATGCCGTCTTACTATAGAATCGATCATCTTCATCGTGTTGCACCATCATTTGCAGGTAAAACGGTATTAAGTGGTCAAGACATTGAGGATGTGGTTGCCTATTTGCTAACAATCAAAACACCATGA
- a CDS encoding thiosulfate oxidation carrier protein SoxY, whose translation MSSRRLFISSMTAICLSPWHRAQASTSDAQQVISKIIGNQSVKTGRIYFELPPLVENGNLVAVKCAVQSPMTANDYVKVIHMIAEGNPLPNVVSCYFTPLSGKAEFSTRIRLADSQRVWVLAQMSNGDFWRTSADTVVTLSACTEMI comes from the coding sequence ATGAGTTCACGTCGTTTATTTATTTCCTCCATGACGGCCATTTGTCTGAGCCCTTGGCATCGAGCACAAGCATCGACAAGCGATGCTCAGCAAGTTATTTCAAAAATCATTGGAAATCAGTCGGTCAAAACTGGAAGAATTTATTTTGAGCTTCCGCCTTTGGTTGAGAATGGCAATTTAGTTGCCGTGAAGTGTGCAGTCCAAAGCCCAATGACCGCCAATGATTATGTAAAAGTTATTCATATGATTGCTGAGGGCAATCCACTTCCCAATGTCGTGAGTTGCTATTTCACACCGCTATCAGGAAAGGCAGAATTTAGTACGCGGATTCGACTAGCAGATTCGCAGCGAGTATGGGTCTTGGCTCAAATGAGTAATGGTGATTTCTGGCGAACTTCTGCTGACACGGTAGTCACTTTATCGGCTTGTACGGAGATGATATGA
- a CDS encoding thiosulfate oxidation carrier complex protein SoxZ, with product MSRSSRAVVTFSNQVKRGELFSIRAIVQHDMESGFRHTEQGVRVPRDIIREFVCTYNGRLVFRADLHPGIGSNPIFIFDAKADQSGMIECKWSGDNGYLTVLQQPITVL from the coding sequence ATGAGTCGCTCTTCACGTGCCGTTGTTACCTTTTCAAATCAAGTAAAGCGTGGCGAATTATTTTCAATTCGGGCCATTGTTCAACACGATATGGAATCCGGCTTTCGTCATACCGAACAGGGTGTGCGGGTACCACGCGATATCATTCGGGAGTTTGTTTGTACCTACAATGGCCGACTCGTTTTTCGGGCCGATCTTCATCCAGGAATAGGATCAAACCCGATTTTTATCTTTGATGCAAAGGCCGATCAATCTGGGATGATCGAGTGTAAATGGTCAGGGGATAACGGTTATTTAACCGTACTACAACAGCCAATTACCGTACTATGA
- the soxA gene encoding sulfur oxidation c-type cytochrome SoxA, producing MIQAFGSLAISFFLFTHSALADSRQSAYQLLSPTNQAMQNDMNLNPALFAVMDGEALWQEKSQANGKSCASCHGDVKQSMRGVFATYPKIMHQKLQNMEGQINACRTRHQHLPAFAYESKPMLALSTLIALQSRGSPIQATPLGDVKKEYESGKSLYFQRIGQLNLSCAQCHDDRAGLKLGGSVIPQAHPTGYPIYRIEWQGMGSLQRRLRNCLSGVRAQTYAYGSNELMQIELYLMHRANGMIIESPGIRP from the coding sequence ATGATTCAAGCGTTTGGTTCGCTTGCCATCAGTTTTTTTCTTTTCACCCATTCGGCACTCGCAGATTCTCGCCAATCGGCATACCAGCTTCTATCCCCAACCAATCAAGCGATGCAAAATGATATGAATCTCAATCCAGCACTTTTTGCAGTGATGGATGGTGAAGCTCTTTGGCAAGAAAAATCCCAGGCCAATGGCAAATCGTGTGCATCTTGTCATGGGGATGTCAAACAATCGATGCGGGGCGTTTTTGCAACCTACCCAAAAATCATGCATCAGAAATTACAAAATATGGAGGGTCAGATCAATGCTTGTCGTACCCGCCATCAGCACTTACCTGCGTTTGCATACGAAAGTAAGCCGATGCTAGCGCTTAGTACTTTGATCGCTTTGCAGTCACGCGGCTCGCCGATTCAGGCTACACCGCTGGGAGATGTTAAAAAAGAGTATGAGTCCGGTAAGAGCCTATATTTTCAACGGATTGGTCAGCTTAATTTGTCTTGTGCGCAGTGTCATGATGATCGGGCTGGTTTAAAACTTGGTGGGAGTGTTATTCCCCAGGCGCATCCTACCGGTTATCCCATTTATCGGATTGAATGGCAAGGAATGGGATCGTTGCAACGCCGCTTAAGAAACTGCCTGTCGGGAGTACGTGCCCAAACCTATGCCTATGGGTCGAACGAGCTAATGCAAATTGAGCTCTATTTAATGCATCGTGCAAATGGCATGATCATAGAAAGCCCGGGAATTCGTCCTTAG
- a CDS encoding XdhC family protein, producing MNSTDYQVLQSAISWLQDGKRVALATVVQTWGSSPRPVGSWLAIREDGQVVGSVSGGCVEDDLIRRVQTEILTRTSPELVKYGVSKDEAVRFGLPCGGTLQLLVEPRPELAILEAIMSGIKKRSIVLREVDVLTGQSTLSIGNRSTQFQFSNEKMQTIYGPRWRMFIIGAGQLSLCLASFALTSDFDITIIDPREEYAEGIGSEGIQFIQGMPDDVMQELGVDSHTAIVALTHDPKIDDLALIDALQSEAFYVGALGSHTNTQKRKERLREFNLSTEQLERLHGPVGLAIGALTPPEIAVSIMAEVIAVKYGKNAS from the coding sequence ATGAATAGTACTGATTATCAAGTCCTCCAATCCGCCATTAGTTGGTTGCAGGATGGAAAGCGTGTTGCGTTAGCTACGGTTGTCCAAACCTGGGGATCCTCTCCTCGGCCAGTTGGCTCATGGCTTGCCATACGAGAAGATGGACAGGTTGTTGGATCCGTCTCCGGAGGTTGTGTAGAAGATGATTTAATTCGGCGTGTGCAAACGGAGATTTTGACTCGAACATCACCTGAATTAGTTAAATATGGGGTTAGCAAGGATGAGGCGGTTCGCTTTGGGCTTCCTTGCGGAGGAACGCTCCAGCTCTTAGTTGAACCGCGGCCCGAGCTTGCGATTCTTGAGGCGATCATGAGCGGTATTAAAAAACGTTCCATCGTATTACGCGAAGTGGACGTACTAACTGGTCAATCAACCCTAAGTATCGGAAATCGCTCTACACAGTTCCAATTTTCGAATGAGAAAATGCAGACTATTTATGGTCCCCGCTGGCGGATGTTCATTATTGGAGCCGGTCAACTCTCTCTTTGTTTAGCCAGTTTTGCCTTAACCTCAGACTTTGACATCACCATCATTGATCCACGCGAAGAGTACGCGGAGGGAATCGGATCCGAGGGAATTCAGTTTATTCAAGGAATGCCAGACGATGTGATGCAAGAGTTAGGGGTGGACTCGCATACTGCCATTGTGGCGCTCACGCATGATCCAAAAATTGATGATTTAGCCCTGATTGATGCCCTCCAATCTGAAGCCTTCTACGTTGGAGCATTGGGCAGTCATACCAATACCCAAAAACGCAAAGAGCGGCTAAGAGAATTTAACCTCTCTACCGAACAGCTAGAGCGACTGCATGGCCCTGTAGGCCTAGCGATTGGGGCTTTAACCCCACCCGAAATCGCAGTTTCGATCATGGCAGAGGTAATCGCTGTTAAATACGGAAAGAATGCTTCCTAA
- a CDS encoding NTP transferase domain-containing protein encodes MPKIAILLLAAGQGARLGGYPKGLLMKDGVPLLSRFWLEASQLQPCEAITVLGFYADRLRPLALQYSKTITNDQPERGQSSSVRIGLAALQSNYEYLLIGLVDQPQITLRELQALMTHAEHVRGQVRAIVPCYQGQRGNPVVLTRSAVEAVLATPNQGCREWLDQNPDHVLFIDMPHESYIRDVDTMTDLEYENLSMSHS; translated from the coding sequence ATGCCCAAAATTGCCATTCTTCTTCTTGCTGCTGGTCAGGGGGCTCGATTAGGTGGTTATCCCAAAGGGCTGCTAATGAAAGATGGGGTGCCCTTACTGAGTCGATTTTGGCTTGAGGCTTCCCAATTGCAGCCGTGCGAAGCCATTACTGTCTTGGGTTTTTACGCAGATCGTTTAAGACCCTTGGCTTTGCAATACTCCAAGACAATCACGAATGATCAACCGGAACGAGGCCAATCCTCCTCGGTCCGAATTGGTCTTGCCGCCTTGCAATCAAATTACGAATATCTATTGATCGGTCTGGTGGATCAACCTCAGATCACCTTACGCGAGCTACAAGCCCTCATGACCCACGCAGAGCATGTTCGAGGTCAAGTAAGAGCGATTGTTCCTTGTTATCAGGGTCAACGAGGTAATCCAGTTGTATTAACTCGGAGCGCAGTAGAGGCTGTGTTAGCAACCCCAAATCAAGGATGTCGAGAGTGGTTGGATCAAAATCCTGATCATGTTTTATTTATCGACATGCCTCACGAATCATATATTCGAGATGTCGATACGATGACCGATCTTGAGTATGAGAATCTTTCTATGAGTCACTCATAA
- a CDS encoding class I SAM-dependent methyltransferase: MKKTHFADDAAQFWDKRFSRDEYVFGKDPNAYLKDQVTSRMKSGGNALCIADGEGRNSVWLAQQGMIVEAFDISPVAVEKARQLAKHQLVSVALNVASTDSWTWKLNHYDLIAAIFIQFATPNMRVDLFAHIRQSLKPGGYLILQGYTPKQLEYKTGGPPSIDHLYTTELIQDLLRGMEICDWQEYEAEIHEGEGHRGMSALMGVVARKL; encoded by the coding sequence ATGAAAAAAACACATTTCGCAGATGATGCAGCCCAATTTTGGGATAAGCGATTTTCGAGGGATGAGTATGTATTTGGCAAAGACCCAAATGCTTACTTAAAAGATCAGGTAACAAGCCGCATGAAATCAGGTGGGAATGCTCTCTGCATCGCTGATGGCGAGGGGCGAAATAGCGTCTGGCTAGCTCAGCAGGGAATGATTGTGGAGGCCTTTGATATATCGCCAGTGGCCGTAGAAAAGGCAAGGCAATTAGCCAAGCACCAATTGGTATCGGTTGCATTAAATGTTGCTAGCACCGATTCTTGGACGTGGAAACTGAATCACTACGATTTAATCGCAGCCATATTTATTCAGTTTGCGACCCCCAATATGCGTGTTGACCTCTTTGCCCACATACGCCAATCCCTAAAACCCGGTGGATATCTAATCCTTCAGGGGTATACGCCCAAGCAATTGGAATATAAGACGGGTGGCCCACCGAGTATTGATCATCTCTACACCACTGAATTAATTCAGGATCTCTTAAGAGGAATGGAAATCTGTGATTGGCAAGAGTACGAAGCAGAAATTCATGAGGGTGAAGGACATCGTGGCATGTCTGCCTTGATGGGCGTGGTTGCTCGTAAACTCTAA
- a CDS encoding DUF2784 domain-containing protein: MTSLADIVLAFHFSIALFITLGLLLIPLGFIYSWSWIRNRRFRQIHAGLMLFVAIEAVFAITCPLTVLEAQLRQTTAPQSFWAYQLNQLLYWDLPPSFFVGLYLLCSIWVVYLWRRIPPRSLGQ; the protein is encoded by the coding sequence ATGACATCGCTTGCGGATATTGTCTTGGCTTTTCACTTTAGTATCGCCCTCTTTATTACGCTGGGCTTGCTGCTCATTCCGCTTGGATTTATTTATTCCTGGTCCTGGATTCGTAATCGCCGCTTTCGTCAGATACATGCCGGCCTCATGCTCTTTGTTGCTATCGAGGCAGTATTTGCCATCACCTGCCCACTGACAGTATTGGAAGCTCAGCTTCGACAGACAACTGCCCCACAATCATTCTGGGCTTATCAGCTTAATCAACTCCTTTACTGGGATTTACCACCCTCTTTCTTTGTGGGACTCTACCTTCTTTGCAGCATCTGGGTAGTCTATCTTTGGAGGCGAATTCCACCTCGCTCTTTGGGTCAGTAA
- the senB gene encoding selenoneine biosynthesis selenosugar synthase SenB translates to MRRIEIVTPAPPGSLHGNRVTAKRWQGFLRQLGYRVPITESWSKKDTDLLIALHAYRSHASIDAFKRAYPNRLLILILTGTDLYRDMANHPEVHISMALADTLVVLQAEALQIIPAKWRHKTTVIHQSVPQIPKQQKPKGQFSVSVIGHLRPEKDPFCIIRALPYLRSDSQITIQHLGMAMSVEMKKSALQATKQYGRYTWQGMVSHQKTLRTLARSHVMVISSRMEGGAHVVSEAIAAGIPVLASKIAGNCGLLGKDYLGYFPVGNEKALARLLLRAETDQLFYKKLQDQIKQLRKFIKPVQEKAAIQKLCAKLFQSIRSNK, encoded by the coding sequence ATGCGCCGTATCGAAATCGTCACCCCAGCCCCTCCTGGGAGCCTCCACGGTAATCGTGTGACCGCCAAACGATGGCAAGGTTTTTTAAGACAGCTTGGCTACCGAGTCCCCATCACTGAATCTTGGTCTAAAAAAGACACCGACCTTCTGATTGCCTTGCATGCCTATCGAAGTCATGCGTCAATTGATGCGTTTAAGCGCGCATACCCTAATCGTCTTTTAATTCTGATTCTGACCGGTACTGACTTATATCGGGATATGGCAAACCACCCAGAGGTTCATATATCGATGGCATTAGCAGATACATTGGTGGTTTTACAGGCAGAGGCATTACAAATCATCCCCGCAAAATGGCGTCATAAGACAACGGTCATTCATCAGTCGGTACCGCAGATACCAAAGCAGCAAAAGCCCAAAGGGCAATTCAGTGTGAGTGTGATTGGGCATCTTCGCCCTGAAAAAGATCCTTTTTGTATCATCCGCGCCTTACCCTATTTGCGCAGCGACAGTCAAATCACTATTCAACACTTGGGGATGGCGATGAGTGTTGAGATGAAGAAATCAGCATTGCAAGCGACCAAACAATATGGTCGCTATACCTGGCAAGGCATGGTGAGTCATCAGAAAACACTAAGAACCCTGGCGCGCAGTCACGTCATGGTTATTTCTAGTCGCATGGAGGGTGGCGCTCATGTGGTTTCTGAAGCAATTGCCGCAGGTATTCCAGTCCTTGCCTCAAAGATAGCGGGCAATTGTGGGTTACTCGGAAAAGATTATTTGGGATATTTTCCGGTTGGTAATGAAAAAGCTTTAGCCAGACTTCTGCTCCGTGCAGAAACCGATCAATTGTTCTATAAGAAACTTCAAGATCAAATTAAACAATTGCGAAAATTCATAAAGCCAGTTCAAGAAAAAGCTGCTATTCAAAAACTATGCGCCAAGCTATTCCAATCAATACGATCTAATAAATAA
- a CDS encoding nitrate/nitrite transporter, with protein sequence MITSKPSRTISPNVASLLIVIAELMGTSLWFSINGVADNLIGSWNINLAGIGVLTNAVQLGFVAGTLVFALSGIADRFKPSHLFAACALLGALFNTAFAIWADSIWMGSALRFLVGICLAGIYPIGMKLIMTWDPQKASSRIAQLVGMLTLGTAIPHATRYFGVDWPWQEVILFSSFLAIIAMGIIFWLGDGPHLKLGTASRVKLSGFRQLFAIPAYRRSALGYFGHMWELYAFWALVPFLIASTYPVQNPLNLSGLAFSVIGVGALGCFLGGQLSKSMGGVKVASTALALSGICCLLYPWLTGLPLWAQILFWLIWGMSVVADSPQFSALSAQACPPEIVGTALTIQNAIGFTITIISIQISTLVLPLVDHYITWLLLPGPVLGLIFLNRISKNSS encoded by the coding sequence TTGATTACTTCGAAACCCTCTCGAACCATTAGCCCAAATGTAGCTTCGTTATTGATTGTGATTGCGGAGCTCATGGGAACCTCCTTGTGGTTCTCGATCAATGGCGTGGCTGACAATTTAATTGGTTCCTGGAATATCAATCTTGCAGGCATTGGTGTTTTAACCAATGCCGTGCAATTGGGTTTTGTAGCGGGCACCTTAGTATTTGCCTTAAGCGGTATTGCGGATCGGTTTAAACCCAGTCATTTATTTGCCGCTTGTGCCCTACTTGGGGCTCTGTTCAATACCGCATTTGCGATATGGGCCGATAGCATCTGGATGGGCTCTGCACTGCGTTTCTTGGTTGGAATTTGTTTAGCAGGCATCTACCCCATCGGTATGAAACTCATCATGACTTGGGATCCTCAAAAGGCATCCTCTCGTATCGCGCAATTGGTTGGCATGCTTACTCTGGGAACCGCCATCCCCCATGCCACACGCTACTTCGGCGTTGATTGGCCTTGGCAAGAGGTGATTCTGTTCTCCTCCTTCCTGGCTATCATTGCGATGGGAATTATTTTTTGGCTTGGCGACGGCCCCCACCTCAAATTAGGCACCGCCTCACGGGTGAAGCTAAGTGGCTTTCGACAACTTTTTGCTATCCCAGCATATCGTCGCTCTGCATTAGGTTATTTCGGTCATATGTGGGAGCTCTACGCCTTCTGGGCATTGGTGCCATTTCTGATTGCCAGTACGTATCCCGTTCAAAATCCCTTGAATTTATCTGGATTGGCATTTTCGGTCATCGGGGTCGGTGCGCTCGGATGTTTTCTTGGAGGGCAACTTAGCAAATCAATGGGTGGGGTCAAGGTTGCCTCAACCGCTTTAGCGCTATCGGGTATCTGCTGTCTTCTCTATCCATGGCTGACTGGTTTGCCACTGTGGGCGCAAATTTTGTTTTGGCTTATTTGGGGCATGAGTGTCGTCGCTGACTCACCACAGTTCTCGGCCCTATCGGCCCAAGCTTGCCCACCCGAAATTGTCGGTACGGCACTGACAATTCAAAATGCGATTGGCTTCACCATTACGATAATCTCAATTCAAATCAGTACCTTGGTCTTGCCCCTCGTGGATCACTACATTACCTGGCTATTACTACCTGGCCCTGTATTGGGACTTATTTTTTTGAATCGCATTTCAAAGAATAGTTCTTAA
- the hemP gene encoding hemin uptake protein HemP: MNKSNCIRIYRSEELFGLESAIQINHRGVIYTLRITQFGKLILTK; this comes from the coding sequence ATGAATAAATCAAATTGCATTCGGATATACCGAAGTGAGGAGTTGTTTGGTTTGGAAAGCGCGATTCAGATTAATCATCGTGGAGTGATCTACACCTTACGCATTACCCAATTCGGTAAATTGATCTTAACCAAGTAA
- a CDS encoding energy transducer TonB, which produces MTAISNHQPETPAILYGQLVERESNTIQKKVTSPIHAKQYPINQPNATTIESSQGPITSQQPESRDTNVSSAPIVLPSAADSRFNNPKPAYPIASRENGEEGRVWLSLCVSEYGLIDRLQLAQSSGHPALDRSALNTVTHWKFHPARKNGAAIPYCYRLPIVFVLT; this is translated from the coding sequence ATGACTGCCATAAGCAATCATCAACCTGAGACGCCTGCCATCCTCTATGGTCAATTAGTTGAGCGAGAGTCAAATACGATTCAAAAAAAAGTAACTTCGCCAATTCATGCAAAACAATATCCGATTAACCAACCAAATGCAACGACCATTGAGAGTAGCCAGGGCCCCATAACCAGTCAACAGCCAGAGAGCAGAGACACAAACGTTTCATCTGCACCCATAGTATTGCCGTCCGCTGCTGACTCAAGGTTCAATAATCCAAAGCCAGCGTATCCAATTGCTAGTCGAGAAAATGGGGAGGAGGGCAGGGTATGGCTTTCATTATGTGTATCTGAGTATGGGTTGATTGATCGCTTGCAATTGGCTCAATCCTCAGGACATCCAGCACTCGATCGTTCGGCCTTGAATACGGTGACGCACTGGAAATTTCATCCGGCGCGCAAAAATGGTGCTGCGATTCCGTACTGCTATCGATTACCGATTGTCTTTGTATTAACTTAA
- a CDS encoding Plug domain-containing protein produces MNLRKLPWKAIAAITLAGIAMSTHSQTVITEDGRPIEQSRGERGEVDVILKEVTVTSTRSLRKVDNVPNVVTVTTAEEIQERGDRNIKDLFNNSVDVTVPQQTQRFSLAVGAQGRGGE; encoded by the coding sequence ATGAATCTAAGAAAACTTCCATGGAAGGCTATTGCAGCAATCACTTTGGCGGGTATTGCCATGAGTACCCATAGTCAGACAGTCATCACGGAAGATGGAAGGCCCATTGAACAATCCCGTGGTGAGCGGGGCGAGGTGGATGTCATTCTGAAAGAGGTTACCGTAACATCGACTCGGTCCCTTCGTAAGGTCGATAACGTACCCAATGTCGTGACAGTGACAACGGCCGAAGAAATCCAAGAAAGGGGTGACCGCAACATTAAAGACTTATTCAATAACTCGGTAGACGTCACGGTTCCCCAGCAAACGCAACGATTTAGTCTAGCTGTCGGAGCCCAGGGCCGGGGGGGGGAATGA
- a CDS encoding TonB-dependent receptor domain-containing protein: protein MRGLQGNNVLLLVDGIRVPNAFSFGALSVGRGNFLDVDGFRRVEVVRGPSSTQYGSDGLAGIVNFQTFNPSDFIKKGETHGGFARTGYSSVDTSSNTTFGYGGIQDHLQGMVLGNFQAGHQYQNQGSIDSTGITRTAPNPADYSNWYVLTKGFAQIDRNQKLGITYESQNVTQNVSNLSDLGVSGGWISFGPTTYNNVVTSTTQDKTTRNRVSGEYDFKDSGALFVQKANVMVYYQDADVTQNAYQQQVGNSSLSSWRSRNNTYSQDTYGINTTLESNLSSVVNQRLTYGFDWSSSQISSQLNAAGNGSSITPAPKSTYNLAGAFLQSEMEFNQVSVIPALRFDSYSITPVTGSLPSNSGSAVSPRIGAIWNIAREFRPFANWGTGFTAPTPDQTLSYFAGSGYTNIPNPKLKPQTGNGFEVGARGQLQQFRYQVSGYANSYKDFISQVSSGERPNQIFQYQNLSKVNIWGWDVRTDWAFAQGWQANSAMAYSDGEQTQHGISAPLNTIQPLRAIAGLRYDATTWGAFANVIWNQGKSADRVNFNNATGGTANQFLSPASIVLNLTGYWKPLKKLTINANLNNVFNTTYWNWSDVQGSVLTQNRAAAGGFSEYNAQATQQSATAALRNWQISARYDF, encoded by the coding sequence ATTCGTGGGCTACAGGGAAATAATGTCTTACTCCTAGTGGATGGGATTCGGGTACCCAATGCGTTCTCATTTGGGGCCCTATCGGTTGGGCGAGGAAACTTTTTGGATGTTGATGGGTTTCGTCGTGTCGAGGTGGTACGCGGCCCATCCTCAACTCAGTATGGTAGCGATGGCCTTGCTGGGATCGTGAACTTTCAGACCTTTAATCCAAGTGATTTCATCAAAAAGGGTGAGACTCACGGCGGATTTGCTCGCACCGGTTACTCAAGCGTCGATACATCTTCGAATACAACATTTGGCTATGGTGGTATTCAAGACCACTTGCAAGGGATGGTCCTTGGAAACTTTCAAGCCGGTCACCAATATCAAAACCAGGGATCAATTGACTCAACCGGCATCACCAGGACGGCGCCCAATCCAGCGGATTACAGCAATTGGTATGTTCTGACTAAGGGATTTGCCCAAATCGATCGCAATCAAAAACTGGGCATTACCTATGAGTCTCAAAATGTGACACAAAACGTGAGTAATTTATCCGATCTGGGAGTTAGTGGCGGTTGGATATCCTTTGGCCCAACGACCTATAACAATGTCGTGACATCCACCACTCAAGATAAAACGACGCGTAATCGCGTATCGGGTGAATACGACTTTAAAGACAGTGGAGCACTGTTCGTTCAAAAAGCCAATGTCATGGTGTATTACCAAGATGCAGATGTCACTCAAAATGCCTACCAGCAGCAAGTTGGCAATTCAAGTCTTTCATCATGGCGCAGTCGCAACAACACCTATAGCCAAGACACCTACGGCATCAATACCACTCTGGAGAGTAACCTTTCCAGCGTTGTGAATCAGCGACTCACCTATGGATTTGATTGGAGTTCCTCGCAGATATCCAGTCAGCTCAATGCAGCTGGTAATGGGAGTTCAATTACACCCGCACCTAAATCGACCTACAACCTAGCAGGCGCGTTTTTGCAAAGTGAAATGGAGTTCAATCAAGTGAGTGTGATTCCAGCACTTCGCTTTGACAGTTACTCGATTACACCAGTCACTGGTTCATTGCCATCGAACTCCGGATCAGCAGTATCCCCTCGAATTGGGGCTATTTGGAATATAGCCCGCGAGTTTCGTCCGTTTGCAAACTGGGGAACTGGATTTACGGCACCTACACCGGATCAAACATTGTCTTATTTTGCGGGAAGTGGGTATACCAACATCCCAAATCCCAAGTTGAAACCGCAAACTGGCAATGGCTTTGAGGTCGGCGCTCGCGGCCAGCTTCAGCAGTTTCGTTATCAAGTATCGGGGTATGCAAACTCTTACAAAGACTTTATTTCTCAGGTTAGTTCCGGCGAACGACCTAACCAAATCTTTCAATATCAAAACTTATCCAAGGTCAATATTTGGGGTTGGGATGTCCGAACGGATTGGGCGTTTGCTCAGGGTTGGCAGGCGAATTCAGCAATGGCCTATAGCGATGGTGAGCAAACCCAACATGGGATTTCAGCACCGCTAAATACGATTCAACCTTTGCGCGCCATTGCAGGATTGCGGTATGACGCTACTACTTGGGGAGCATTTGCCAATGTTATTTGGAATCAGGGTAAATCCGCTGATCGTGTGAACTTTAATAATGCTACCGGTGGTACAGCCAATCAATTCTTATCACCCGCATCCATCGTTCTTAATCTGACGGGCTACTGGAAACCCCTCAAAAAACTAACGATCAATGCCAATCTCAATAATGTGTTCAACACCACCTATTGGAACTGGTCAGATGTTCAAGGTTCTGTTCTAACTCAAAACCGAGCGGCTGCTGGTGGATTTTCAGAGTACAACGCCCAAGCTACTCAACAATCAGCCACGGCAGCGCTGCGGAACTGGCAAATCTCAGCTCGCTACGACTTTTAA